In Perognathus longimembris pacificus isolate PPM17 chromosome 3, ASM2315922v1, whole genome shotgun sequence, a single window of DNA contains:
- the Selenom gene encoding selenoprotein M yields the protein MNLQLPPPPLLLLLAALVAPATAATSYRPDWNRLQGLARARVETCGGUQLNRLKEVKAFVTQDIPLYHNLVMKHLPGADPELVLLDRRFAELERIPLSEMTREEINALVQELGFYRKSAPDAQVPPEYVWAPAKTPEAASDRADL from the exons ATGAACCTccagctgccgccgccgcctctgCTACTGCTTCTCGCGGCGCTTGTGGCTCCAGCCACTGCTGCCACCAGCTACCGGCCGGACTGGAATCGTCTTCAAGGCCTGGCCCGGGCCCGGGTGGAG ACCTGTGGAGGATGACAGCTGAATCGCCTAAAGGAG GTGAAGGCCTTCGTCACCCAGGACATTCCACTCTA CCACAACCTGGTGATGAAACACCTCCCTGGGGCAGACCCTGAACTCGTGCTGTTGGATCGTCGCTTCGCGGAGCTCGAG CGCATCCCACTTAGCGAAATGACTCGCGAGGAGATCAACGCGCTGGTGCAGGAGCTCGGCTTCTACCGCAAGTCGGCGCCGGACGCGCAGGTGCCCCCCGAGTACGTGTGGGCGCCGGCCAAGACCCCCGAGGCCGCTTCGGATCGCGCCGACCTGTGA